Within the Rhizobium grahamii genome, the region GTTCTTCATGATCGCGATGCGGTCGGCAAGCGTCAGCGCCTCGATCTGGTCGTGGGTGACGTAGATCATCGTGTTCTTCAGCGACTGGTGCAGCCGCTTGATCTCGACGCGCAGCTCCGAGCGCAGCTTGGCGTCGAGGTTCGACAGCGGCTCGTCGAACAGGAATACGTCGACATCGCGCACCAGCGCACGGCCGATCGCCACGCGCTGCCGCTGGCCGCCCGAAAGCTCGGCCGGCTTGCGCTTCAGGAGTGGCTGGATCTGCAGGATCTCCGAGGCGCGGGCGACGCGCTTGTCGATCTCCTGTTGCGGGATATTGGCGACCTGCAGGCCGAAGGAGAGGTTCTTCTCGACCGTCATCTGCGGGTAGAGCGCGTAGGACTGGAACACCATGCCGATGCCGCGGTCCTTGGGCTCTTCCCAGGTGACGTTCTTGCCCTTGATGTGGATCTGACCTTCGCTGATATCGAGCAGGCCGGCGATGCAGTTGAGCAGGGTCGACTTGCCGCAGCCGGACGAGCCGAGCAGCACCAGGAACTCGCCGTCATTGATCTCGAGATTGAGATCCTTGAGGACGCTGACAGAACCGAAGTTCAGCGAAAGGTCTTTGATGGAAACGCTCGAATTCATGGATCAGCCTTTCACTGCGCCGGCGGCAATGCCACGGACGAACAGACGTCCCGAGACGAAGTAGACAACGAGCGGCACCAGACCCGTGAGGATCGTTGCGGCCATGTTGACGTTGTATTCCTTCACGCCCTGGACGGAATTGACGATGTTGTTGAGCTGCACGGTCATCGGGTAGTACTCCGGCCTGGTAAAGACGACGCCGAACAGGAAGTCGTTCCAGATGCCGGTGACCTGCAGGATCATGGCGACGACGAAGATCGGCAGCGACATCGGCACCATGATCTTCAGGAAGATCTGCCAGAACCCTGCCCCGTCGATACGCGCGGCCTTGAACAACTCCTGCGGCAGCGACGCGAAGTAGTTGCGGAAGAGCAGCGTCAGGATCGGCATGCCGAAGATCGAGTGCACGATGATCAGCCCGGTCAGCGTCCCGTAGATGCCGAGTTCGCGCAGCACGATGACGATCGGATAGATCATCACCTGGTAGGGAATGAACGCCCCTATCACGAGGATCGAGAAGAACAGTTCCGAGCCCTTGAAGCGCCAGTTGGCGAGCGCATAGCCGTTGACCGAGGCAATGGCGATCGACGCGATGACGGATGGTACGGTGATGCGCACCGAATTCCAGAAACCGCGCGAAAGACCGTCGCAGTTCAAGCCGGTGCAGGCCGTCGCCCAGGCCTTCACCCACGGCTCGAAGGTGATCTCCATCGGCGGCGAGAAGATGTTGCCCATACGAATCTCGGGCATCCCCTTCAGCGACGTGACGATCATCACGTAGAGCGGCAGCAGGTAATAGGCGGCAGCAACGAACAGCGTGCCGTAGAGCATGATGTTGCGCGGCGAGAGCACCCGCTTCGGCTTCTTGCCGTTCGGTCCGTCGAAGGACTTGACCGGTGCCAGTGCGACCTCGGCGGTCTTGAGAGCGATGGTATCAGGCACGTTTACGCCCTCCCCCGAATTCCAGATAAGCCCATGGAATGATGATGATCGCGACCGTGATTAGCATCATGGTCGAGGCGGCGAAGCCCTGCCCCAGGTTCTGCGCCTGGAACATGTAGTCGTAGACATACTTGGCCGGCACTTCCGACGAGATGCCCGGTCCACCCGACGTCTGCGCCACCACGAGGTCGTAGACCTTGACGATACCGGACGCGATGATCACGAGCGTCGTGATGAAGACGGGACGCATCATGGGGATGACAATGAACAGATAGGTCTTCCACATCGGAATGCCGTCGACGCGCGAGGCCTTCCAGATGTCCTCGTCGATCCCGCGCAGGCCGGCGAGCATCAGGCACATGACAAGGCCCGTTCCCTGCCAGAGAGCCGCGATCAGCACGCCGTAGATGACGATGCTTGGCGTATAGAGCGGATCGAAGGTGAAGCTCGTCCAGCCGAGCGAACGCACCACCGACTGCACGCCGAATTCGGGATTGAGTACCCACTGCCAGACAAGGCCGGTGACGATGAAGGACAGCGCGAAGGGATAAAGGAAGATCGTCCGGAACGCATTCTCGAACCGGATCTTCTGATCCATCAGCGCCGCCAGCGTGAAGCCGATGACGAGGCTGAAGATGAGGGATAGAACGCCGTAGACGGCAAGATTCTCGATGGAGACGATCCAGCGTGGTGCAGCCCAGAGGCGCTTGTACTGGTCGAAACCGACGAAGCTCAACCGTGGAAGGAGCTTCGAGTTGGTGAATGAGTAGAACACCGTCCACACCGTGCCGCCGAGAAAGATGACCACGGCGGTCAGGATCATGGGGATCGACGCAATCTTCGAGTTCAGATTGCGCAGTAACTGGTTTGGCCGGCCTGCTTTCGCTTGACCCGTCATTGTGACTCCTCCTGAATCGCAAGTCCTCTGTGATCCAGAGCGCGGACCGTCTCCGGTCAGCTCCTCTTTTCACTCCCGTCTGGAGACTGAATGCCCTCATCGGTCCATTTCAGTCTCGATCACTGCCGCAGCCGGGTCACTCAGAGAGTTCCGGGCAAATCCGGCTCCGTCGAAACGGAGCCGGACCGCAACAGTATCGGAATGCGACGATCAGTCGGCAGAGCCGATGATTTCAGCGAAGCGCTTCTGGGCAGCTTCAGGCGTCATCGACGGATTGGCGAAGAACTCCGAGAAGAGGTCTTCCTTCTGCTTCTGGCTGTCGGCCGAAAGCAGCTGGTCGGTGCCTTCGATCACGTTGCCCTTTTTCAGGATCTCGAGACCCTTCTTCATGCAGTCGTTGGCGGCTGCGAGGTCAACGTCGCCGCGAACCGGCAGCGAGCCCTTCTTCAGGTTGAAGGCAACCTGGGTCGTGGGGTCGAGCAGCGTCTTGGCGAGTACGTCCTGCGCTTTCGACTTTGCTTCATCCTTGAGCTTCGGGAAGTAGAAGGCATCACCACCGGTAGAGATGATCTCGTTCACGCCGAGGCCCGGAAGGCAGGTGTAGTCGGTGCCAGCCTTCTGGCCGGCCAGCGCGAATTCGCCCTGTGCCCAGTCACCCATGATCTGGCCGCCGGCCTTGCCGGTGATGACCAGATTGGTTGCCTGGTTCCAATCCTGGACATTGCTGCCCTTCGACATCTTGCGGGCGTCGTCTGCAGCCTTGAAGACCTTAGCGATCTCGGGACCAGCAGCTACGTCGGCATCCTTGTCCTTGAACACCTTGTAGAAGGTATCCTTGCCGGCGATTGCGACCAACAGCACGTCGAACGCGCCTGTTGCCTGCCACGGCTGACCACCGACGGCGAGCGGCACGATGCCGGCCTTTTCGAGTGCCGGTGCGGCAGCGACGAACTCATCCCAGTTCTTCGGCACTTCGACGCCGGCCTTCTTGAAGGCAGCGTTCGAAAGCCACAGCCACTGCCAGGAGTGGATATTGACAGGAGCGCAATAGATCTTGCCGTCGATCGTGCAGCTGTCGAGCAGGCTTGCCGGACGAATGATGTCCTTCCAGTGCTCGGCGGTGGCGACATCGGTCAGGTCGCGCATCAGGCCGGACTGCACCAGTTCCTCGGCCTGACGGCCATGGTTGAACTGGGTAGCGCCCATCGGATCGCCGCCGGTGATGCGGCTGACCATGATCGGACGCGCGGTGCCGCCGGAACCGGCGATAGCGCCGTCAACCCAGTGGTTGCCGGTCGCGTCGAATGCCTTGGCGAGTTCAGCCACGGCAGCGGCTTCGCCACCGGATGTCCACCAATGCGTGACTTCAAGATCGGTCGCGTTCGCCGCACCGAGCGGCAGCACGACGGAAGCGGCGAGCGCAGCCGCCATCAAACGAAAATTCATGAGTTCTCCTCCCTCACTGAAACGTTGCCGGAAAAACTTAGTTCAATCGATATTGGGGCGCAACAGCCACCCTCGAAAATTTTCTCGATGACTGTGCTTTAATACCAATGCCTGTCGAAAAGCACTCATTTTGAACAGGTCGCCTCAGGCGTAAGCAGCCGACTGAGCAAACGCACAAGCAATATAAAATGCTGATTTTAAATGGTATTTTTCACGAAACATCGAGATATCCTGCAAATTCCTGTTCGCAAGCGCAAAAAATCCGAGCAAAAACGACGATTTCAACCATTGAGAGCACTCATTTCACCATCGAGAAAAAACCGCTCGACATTTCTACTGTATCGTTACAGATTTTGCGCCTTGAGGGAGGAGCCGCTTTGCGTTCTTTGGGCTTACAGCGCTTCCAAAAGACACTATAAGCGGGACCAAATCGCGCAGGACGGCCTAGAGGCATGGAAAACAAAGCAAATTTTGGAGGAACGACCTCCGAGGTCACTCGGGAACGGCCGACACTGAAAACGATTGCCTTCATGACCGGGCTCGGCGTGACGACGGTCTCCCGCGCCTTGAAGGATGCCCCCGATATCGGCGCGGAAACCAAGGAACGCGTGCGGATGGTCGCGCGCCAACTCGGCTACCAGCCGAACCGCGCCGGCGTGCGCCTTCGCACAGGCAAGACAAACGTCATCGCCCTCGTCCTCAGCATCGACGAGGAGATCATGGGCTTCAGCAGCCAGATGGTGTTCGGCATCTCGGAAGTGCTGACCGGCACGCCTTACCATATCGTCGTAACGCCGCACTCCCACAGCAAGGACCCGATGCTGCCGGTGCGCTACATCCTGGAAACGGGATCGGCTGACGGCGTCATCATCTCACGCATAGAGCCCGACGACCCGCGCGTCCGCCTGCTGGCCGAACACAACATGCCCTTTGCCACGCACGGGCGCACCGATGCTGGCCTCACCCACCCCTTCCACGATTTCGACAACGAGGCTTTCGCCCATCAGGCCGTCGAGAAGCTGGTCGGGCGCGGACGCAAGCGCATCGCCCTTCTCCAGCCGCCAAGCAAGCTGACCTATTACACGCATATGCGCATCGGCTTTCAGACAGGACTGCATGACTACGGCGCCGAAGAAGTGCCGCTGCGCGTCACGATCGACAATACGCTCGAAGAAATCCGCAACGCCGTCGAAGTAATGATGCGTGCGCCAAATGCGCCTGACGGTATCGTCTGCTCCGCCGGCAGCGCCGCCATCGCCGTCAATGCCGGCATAGAGGCGGCCGGTAAACACTTGGGCCGCGATGTCGACATGGTCTCCAAGGAATCGGCGCCTATCCTCAACTGGATCCGCCCCGAGATCATTACCGCCTATGAAGATGTCCGGCATGCCGGCCGGGAGATGGCAAAGGCCGTCATCGCGCGCATCGACGGCATCGAGCCTGAATTGCTGCAGAGTATCAGCCAACCCGTCTGGTCGCGGAAAGGCAAATAGCTCGCCCGCACACCAGATGGCGACCTTCAACGACCAATGCAGAGACCAACCATGACAACGGCGCTGCTGATCATCGACGTTCAGAATGCAATTCTATCGGGGAAAGGCACGCCCGAGCGCCAGCCGATCCTTGATGCCGCACTGGATAGCACCGTCTCACGACTGCAATCGCTCCGAGCCGACGCCCGCAGCGCCGGGATACCGGTCGTTCTCGTTCAGCACGACGGGGCGCCCGGGCATCGACTGGCGATGAACACCGACGGCTGGGCGATCCGGCCTGAGCTTTCCCCGGTCGATGGCGACACCGTCGTTCACAAGAAGAGCTCGGACTCGTTCTTCGAAACGGATCTTGCGGACAGGCTTGCGGAGCGAGGTGTGATGCATCTGATTGTCGGCGGTTGCATGACACAATTCTGCGTCGACACGACTGTCAGGCGTGCGGTCTCATTGGGATACGATGTCACGCTGATTGCCGACGGCCACACGACAGGCGATTCGGGAACGCTTGATTTCGCGGATATCGTCGCACACCACAATGAAACGCTCGACGATTTCGACGCTGGCAACGCCAGGATCCTCGTCCGTCCCGCAGCCGACATTCAATTCTGAACGTCGGCGAGTACGACACTCACCACAAACAGATAAGCCGGACCCAATGGCCCGGCTTATTTAAGTCATTCAAAGCCCCGACCTTAGAACGTGGCAGCACCGCTGCCCCATGGGCCGTGGTGGAAGTCCTTGCCGTCGAGGCGGTCGAAGCCGTGGGCGCCGAAGAAGTCGCGCTGCGCCTGGATCAGGTTGGCAGTGCCACGGCCCTGGCGGTAGGCGTCGAAGTACGTCAGCGCCGAGGTGAGCGCCGGAACCGGCAGGCCCGCCTGAAGCGCAGCGCCGACGACGCGACGCAGCGCTGGCAGCGATTCCTTGACCATCTCGGAGAAAGCAGGCGTCACGATCAGGTTCGCAACGTCAGGCGCCTTCGTAAAGGCCGAGGTGATCTCATCGAGGAACTGTGAGCGAATGATGCAGCCATCGCGCCAGATCTTGGCGATGACAGGCATCGGCAGCGACCAGTTGAACTCGCGCGAGGCTTCCGCCATCACCGCGAAGCCCTGTGCGTAAGCGCCGATCTTGGCGGCGAACAGCGCCAACTCCAGATCCTTGACGAGCTCGGGACCGTAGGCGATCGGGAACTTGTATTCCGGCTTGCCGAAGATCTTTTCGGCGGCTTCACGCTCGGTCTTCATCGACGACAGGCTGCGGGCGGCAACCGCCGCTTCAATCGCCGTTGCCGGAATGCCCATGTTCTGCGCTTCGATCGCCGACCACTTGCCGGTGCCCTTCTGGCCGGCCTTGTCGAGGATCATGTCGACCATCGCGCCGCCGGAGATCGGATCCGTTGCGGCCAGAACCTTCTCGGAGATCTCGATCAGGTAGGAGTTCAGGCGACCCTTGTTCCAGTCGCCGAAGATGCCGGAGATGTCCTTGGCGCTCTTGCCGAGGCCGTCACGCAGGATGCCGTAGATTTCGGCGATCATCTGCATGTCGGCATATTCGATGCCGTTGTGGATCGTCTTGACGAAGTGGCCGGCACCGTCATTGCCAAGCCAGGCAACGCACGGGTCACCCTTGTACTTGGCGGCGATCGAGGTCAGCACCGGCTCGACGCGCTTCCAGCTCTCTTCCGTGCCACCGACCATGATCGACGGGCCATGACGCGCACCTTCCTCGCCACCGGAGACACCCATGCCGATGAAGGTCAGTTCGGTGTTCTTCAGCCGGTCGAAGCGGGCGATGGTGTCGCGGAAATTGGCGTTGCCGGCATCGATCATGATGTCGCCCTTGGACAGGTAAGGACGCAGAAGCTCCATCTGCTGGTCGACGGCTTCACCGGCCTTGATCATGATGATGATCGGGCGCGGCGGGCGGATCGCCTCGACGAACTCCTCGATCGTCTTGCAGGGAATGATCTGCTTCTTCAGATCGCCGGCGCTCTCGTAGAACTCATCCGTCTTTTCGAGAGTGCGGTTGAAGACCGCGATCTTGTTGCCTTTTTCCGCGATGTTGAGCGCCAGGTTGGAACCCATGACCGCAAGGCCGATAAGCCCGATTTCTGCCTTTTCCACGATACACCTCCGATGAGTCATTTTGGACCGGTGTTGTGGCACTGTCTGGCTCAAACGGCAAGTTCGATTCGGCTTCGAATTGGCCTCGTATTGCGCGCAATGCAAACTGCGCCATATCCCCGCAAAAGCCCAACGGGAGGGTTTGATGGCAAGTCAGGAAAGACAGGCGCCCGCAACGCTTGTAACGCGCGCCGGCAGCTACCGCGAGCAGCCCGCGGAGCGTCAGCTGGCGGGCCACTTCCATTGCCTCTGGTCGCATAACATTGCCTCCAGCGGCAGGGTTGCGATCGTGCCCGACGGCTATTGCGACCTTGTCTGGATCGCCGGGCGCGTCATGGTTGCCGGCCCTGATCGCACAAGCGCGTTCCCTGACATGCCGATGGGTGCGGAGGTCGTCGGGGCTCGCTTTGCGCCCGGATCCGCAGCTGGATGGCTGGGAGTAGCGCTGTCCGAGATCGTCGGGCAGTCCGTTCCGCTTGAGGATTTCTGGGGAACGAGGGCGCGTACACTTGGGCAACAGCTCTCCGATTGCGGTGATAACCAGGAGAGGCTCCGGCTGCTGCAACTGGTGTTGGAAAAGGAGGCGGGAGAACATTCCCCGCCGCCGGATGATATCCGCCATGCCTTTGGCATCGCGACCGCACATTCGACCGACGACCTCACTGATCGGCTCCTGGCGGACATCGGCATTGGAGAACGACAACTCCGGCGTCGCTGCCGTCACTATTTCGGATACGGCGCGAAAACCTTGTCGCGCATCAGGCGGTTCCAGCGGCTGCTCTCGCTGCTGCGATCATCGCCATCGGCATCGCTTGCCGAGATTGCCTTTACCGTAGGCTACAGCGACCAGGCGCACATGAACCGCGACGTTCGGGAGCTATCAAGCATGACGCCGTTAGAGCTACAGCGTCAGGCGGCACCTTCGACCGCCACGCAGGCGTCATGACCGTTTTCTTCAATACCGGACGAGCAGGCAGCGTTACGATCCGTCAGTCCATGCGAGAACGACAATGACAATAATGCCCGTCAGAATTATCCACCAATCCATCGACCGCAACTGGCAGGACGTCTACGCCTTCGCCAGCGAGCCTGTGAACATGCCGCTTTGGGCGTCGGGTCTTGCATCCGGCCTGAAACCCGACGGCGACGACTGGATCGCCGAAGGCGTCCTCGGTACGGCGCGGGTCAGCTTCGTGCCGAAGAATGCCTTCGGCGTGATCGATCACACAGTCACGATCGAAAGCGGCCTGCGGGTCTACAACGCCCTGCGCGTCGTCCCGAACGGCGATGGTTGTGTCGTCATGTTCACGCTGCTACGCCTCCCTGATATGACCGACGAGCAGTTCGAAGCGGATGCGGCGCATGTCGCACGTGACCTCGAGAGCCTGAGGTCTCTGACGGAAAACGGAGACACACGATGACCACCATCAGCGACGTGCAACGGATAGACTATGTCGAGTTCAACGTGACCGACATCGAAGCGACGAAGGCCTTTTATGGCCGTGCCTTTGGCTGGCAGTTCAAGGATTACGGGCCGAACTATTGCGAGTTCAGCGACGGCCGGCTGACCGGAGGGTTCACCAATCTGGAGAAGCCCCGCCCGGGCGGACCGCTGGTGATCCTCTACGCGGATGATCTCGAGGCCTCGCTTGCCAGCGTCGAAAGCGCCGGGGGCAAGATCATCCGACCGATTACCGGCTTTCCCGGCGGTCGCCGCTTCCATTTCGGCGATCCCGATGGCTATGAGCTCGCGGTGTGGACACGTGCCTGATCAGGCGGCGAGCGTAACCGCCTTCGCGCCGCGCTTTTCGAGAATGATCAGCGCGCCGATAACGCTGCCGGACGCGTCCCTAAGCGGCGACATGCGGCAGCGCATGTCCTCGACAAGCGCGCTGCTCTTCCGCTCGTAGGAATGCTCAGAGCCCTCGCCGCCGAAGCAGGCGTCAAGCTTGGCCTTCACGCAATCATTGAAGCGCTTCTCGCCGATGAACTCCATGATGTGGCGCCCGATCATCTCCATTGGCTTCTTGCCGAGATAGTGGGAGTTGGCCGCATTCGAATAGAGATAGCGGTAGTCTCGGGTCAGAACCGCCACGCGGTCGGGTATCGCCTCGAGGATGGCCGCGTTGAGGAAGTTCCCATTGTCGGTGTTCGGAACATAGGCGCCCGGAACTGAAATCGGCTCGGGAACCGGCGCGGTCATGCGCCACTGCGGCGAAGGCGTTCCGAAATACTGCTCCATCAGGTGCGAAAGCAGCTTCACGTGCTCTCGCACATAGTCGCTGTCATCGGCGTACTGATCGATCAGGCAACCGACGAACTGCAATTGCATGTGAATGTAAAGCAGGTTTTCGGCGCGGCAGCCGATAATCGCCTCGACCAGCCCGTCGAGATGGCGGTCGAGGCTGCTGACTCGCGCGTCATCGCCGAGCCGTATCGCCTCGTTGATCTGCGCGCAGCGCAGCGAAAACGCTTGAAAAAGCCCTAGCAAGACGCCCCCGATGCAGACCCTGTGACGAACATTCAGAGATCAGCTGAACCTCGGATTGCGACAAATTAAAGCCGAAACCACAAAAGCGCTCGCCTTAGTAGAGGCGGTAACATGACACTTGTTCATATTCAATGAACAACAGCAGGTATTTTTCAATGACAAGATGTAGGATTTACTTGAATACGCTGTGCTTGATCTGCCAGCGATCATGATACCAGAGCCATTGTTCGGGATATTCCCGCACCCAGCTTTCAACTTTATCGTTCAAAAGCTGTGCGGTTGCCGTGAGATCGAGATTGCCGTTGGCATCGCGCGGCATTTCAATGCGCGGTTCGATCTCGAGACGATAGCGATTTCCCGGCAGCCGGATGCATCGGGCCGGATAAACCTCGCAGCCGAATTGCCGAACCAGCTTTCCGAGCAGCGGGTTGGTCTGCACGGGTAGTCCGAAGAACTCGGTCTTCAGCCCCTTCTGGAACTTCTGGTCGACGAGCACGCCGACGCCCTGCCCCGCTTCGAGCTGCCGCGCCAGCGCAAACGACGAGCCGGCATGCGACGGCACGAGCTTGCCCATGCGCGCGCTTCGGAAGTCGAAGACCTTCTGCGCCACGTAAGGGTTGTTCGGCGGACGGAAGAGAACCGTCACGTAGAGGCCGAAGGCGGCACCCGCGACCGGCAGCAGCTCGAAATTCCCCGTGTGTCCCGCAAACACGATGAATGGCCGCGGATTTTCAAGGAGGTCGATGAAGATCGGAATGCCCGATACCTCCACCCTGCCCGGTTTCGATTGCTCGGGGTCGAAATCGAAGAGCCGATCCAGGAACACGTACTCGGCCGCCAGACGGCCCATATTGGCCCAGCTTCCAAGCGCGATCTCGTTGATTTCAGCGTCGCTCTTCTCAGGGAAGGCATTCCGGAGATTGGTCAGCATCAGCTTGTGCCGACGCATCTTCGGGCCGATCCTGCGCATCAGCCAATCGATGAAATTGATCGCCCCATCGGCCGGAAAGAGCTTCAGGAAATTCAGGAATCCGAACATCACCTGCGCAATCAGCCACTGGCGGAAATGCTGCAGTTTGAGCACGATGCGGGTGATGAAGAGCTTCAAGGGGCTCAGTCCATCTTCAGGATGATCTTGCCGAAGATCTGGCGCGATTCCATGCGCTCCAGAGCGCGGTCGATATCATCGAAGCTGACCTCGGTGTCGATAACAGGATGCACCAGCCCGCGGCCCATCTTCTGCATGGCATCCGCCATGTTCTCCATGCGGCAACCGAACGAACCGAGCAGCTTCAGTTGCTGCTGGAACAGCATCATCAGGTTCATCTCGGTCGAAACACCTGACGTCGATCCGCAGGTAACGAGGCGGCCGCCACGCTTCATGCAAAGCATAGAGCCGGCCCAGGTGTCCTTGCCGACGTGTTCAAAAACAACATCGACGCCCTTCTTCTTGGTGAGCTTGCGGACAACGCCCTCGAAACGGTCGGTGCGGTAGTTGATGACGTGATCTGCGCCAAGCGCCTTGGCCTTCTCGATCTTGTCGTCGGAGCCGACAGTCGTGATGACGGTGCAGCCGATCTTCTTGGCAAGCTGGATGGCAGCCGTGCCGATGCCGGAACCGCCAGCATGCACGAGAATGGTTTCGCCGGGCTCAAGCTTGGCATTATCGAACAGCATGTGCTCGACAGTTCCGAAGGTCACGGGAGCCAGCGCAGCACCGATCGCATCGACACCGGGAGGAGCCGGAACCAGAAGGCGCGCAGGCAGATTGACCTTTTCCTGCGCAAAGCCGTCGAGATGGAAGCCATGAACACCGGAGACATGTTCGCAAAGATTGTCTCGGCCCTCGCGGCACGGGCGGCAGAGACCGCAGGTGCGCGCGCCGTAGATCGAAACCAGCTGCCCCGGCAGGACATTGGCAACGCCAGGGCCGATCGCCTCGACCACGCCGGAAGCTTCAGCACCGATGACCAGCGGCATCTTGCGCTTGGCGAAGGCCATGCCGCGCCAACCCCAGACGTCGATGTGGTTCAGGGCGACGGCCTTGACGCGCAGCGTCACCTCGCCGGCAGCGGGAGCATCGGGCTCGGGCAGATCGGTGATCTCAAGCTTGCGGTCGTCGATCAGTTGCAAAGCGCGCATGGCAAAGTCCTTGGGCAAGCGCATCGGCCGACGCCGACGCGCAGTTTATGAATGGGCGCTGCGCCCGCTTCGCAACCGCGAGGGCGGCGAACACAGCGCCAGTTTTTTCTCAAACTACGATCGAAAACCGATTAAGCCGGTTCCAGCGCCATGACAAGGCTGGCGTTCTGCCCGCCGAATCCAAAGGAATTCGACAGCACCGCGTTCGCCTGCCCGTCACGCTTCTTGTTCGGCACGACATCGAGGACGATCGTCGGATCAGGCGTGTTGTAGTTGATCGTCGGCGGCAGCGTGCCGGTCAGCATCGTCTGCAGCGAGAAGACTGCCTCCACGGCGCCTGCGGCGGTCAGCGTATGGCCGATCATCGACTTGTTCGAAGATAGCGGGATCGAAGCAAGACGCTCGCCGAAAACCGCCAGCATGGAAGCATATTCCATCTTGTCGTTTTCAGGCGTCGATGTGCCGTGGGCGTTGATGTAGCCGATGCTGTCTTCGTTCATGCCCGCATCCGCAAGCGCTGCGCGGATCGTTGCGATCGCCGGGCCACCGTCGGGCGAGGAACGCGTGCGGTGGAACGAATCCGCCTTTTCACCGGCGCCCTTCATGATGCCCAGGATCTTCGCGCCGCGCGCGATGGCTGACTCTAGAGATTCCAGAACCAGCGTCGCAGCACCTTCGGCGATGACGAAGCCATCGCGATCCTTGCTGAACGGCTTGGAAGCCTTGGTCGGCGGGTCGTTCTGCGTCGACAGGGCCGAAAGCAACGAAAAGCGGATCAAGGCCTCGGCGCTGACCGACCCGTCGGTGGCCACAGCCAGAGCGCGGTTCGTGCGACCCTGGCGGATCGCCTCGATACCGAGCTGGATTGCCGTTGCACCCGAAGCACAAGCCGTCGACAGCGTCACCGGCAGGCCGCGCGTGCCGAACCGGTCGGCGAGCCGCTCCGAGATCGCGCCAAACAGGGCCGCCTCGTGGAATACAGGATCAGGACGCTGGCGCATCGCCGCCAGGAAACGCTCATAGGCGTCGCCCGGATGAGTGGCCGGCGGCGAACGGTCGGCGAGTTCAAAACGTGCATTCCATTCGGGCTCGATCGGCGGAGCGGCGAGAAACAGCGGACCGTTGAAGTCGCCGGAAATATCGGCATCCGCAAGCGCTTCGATGGTCGTCTCGCGCGCAAACGCATAGGAGCGCTCGACAGCGTTGTCAGCCGGGATATCGATGAAATCGACGGTACCTGCGATGCGCGTCGAAAGACCATCGGTCGGGAACCGGTTGATGTCGTGAATACCCGATTTGCCCGAGGTCAGCGACGCCCAGTTGTCCTTCAATCCCTGGCCGAGCGAGGTGATGATACCAACGCCGGTTACGGCGACGATGGGGCGCCCGAGATGATCCCTGTAAGCAGAATC harbors:
- the gndA gene encoding NADP-dependent phosphogluconate dehydrogenase translates to MTHRRCIVEKAEIGLIGLAVMGSNLALNIAEKGNKIAVFNRTLEKTDEFYESAGDLKKQIIPCKTIEEFVEAIRPPRPIIIMIKAGEAVDQQMELLRPYLSKGDIMIDAGNANFRDTIARFDRLKNTELTFIGMGVSGGEEGARHGPSIMVGGTEESWKRVEPVLTSIAAKYKGDPCVAWLGNDGAGHFVKTIHNGIEYADMQMIAEIYGILRDGLGKSAKDISGIFGDWNKGRLNSYLIEISEKVLAATDPISGGAMVDMILDKAGQKGTGKWSAIEAQNMGIPATAIEAAVAARSLSSMKTEREAAEKIFGKPEYKFPIAYGPELVKDLELALFAAKIGAYAQGFAVMAEASREFNWSLPMPVIAKIWRDGCIIRSQFLDEITSAFTKAPDVANLIVTPAFSEMVKESLPALRRVVGAALQAGLPVPALTSALTYFDAYRQGRGTANLIQAQRDFFGAHGFDRLDGKDFHHGPWGSGAATF
- a CDS encoding helix-turn-helix domain-containing protein, with protein sequence MASQERQAPATLVTRAGSYREQPAERQLAGHFHCLWSHNIASSGRVAIVPDGYCDLVWIAGRVMVAGPDRTSAFPDMPMGAEVVGARFAPGSAAGWLGVALSEIVGQSVPLEDFWGTRARTLGQQLSDCGDNQERLRLLQLVLEKEAGEHSPPPDDIRHAFGIATAHSTDDLTDRLLADIGIGERQLRRRCRHYFGYGAKTLSRIRRFQRLLSLLRSSPSASLAEIAFTVGYSDQAHMNRDVRELSSMTPLELQRQAAPSTATQAS
- a CDS encoding SRPBCC family protein, whose translation is MTIMPVRIIHQSIDRNWQDVYAFASEPVNMPLWASGLASGLKPDGDDWIAEGVLGTARVSFVPKNAFGVIDHTVTIESGLRVYNALRVVPNGDGCVVMFTLLRLPDMTDEQFEADAAHVARDLESLRSLTENGDTR
- a CDS encoding VOC family protein — its product is MTTISDVQRIDYVEFNVTDIEATKAFYGRAFGWQFKDYGPNYCEFSDGRLTGGFTNLEKPRPGGPLVILYADDLEASLASVESAGGKIIRPITGFPGGRRFHFGDPDGYELAVWTRA
- a CDS encoding PAS domain-containing protein, translating into MLGLFQAFSLRCAQINEAIRLGDDARVSSLDRHLDGLVEAIIGCRAENLLYIHMQLQFVGCLIDQYADDSDYVREHVKLLSHLMEQYFGTPSPQWRMTAPVPEPISVPGAYVPNTDNGNFLNAAILEAIPDRVAVLTRDYRYLYSNAANSHYLGKKPMEMIGRHIMEFIGEKRFNDCVKAKLDACFGGEGSEHSYERKSSALVEDMRCRMSPLRDASGSVIGALIILEKRGAKAVTLAA
- a CDS encoding lipid A biosynthesis lauroyl acyltransferase, with translation MKLFITRIVLKLQHFRQWLIAQVMFGFLNFLKLFPADGAINFIDWLMRRIGPKMRRHKLMLTNLRNAFPEKSDAEINEIALGSWANMGRLAAEYVFLDRLFDFDPEQSKPGRVEVSGIPIFIDLLENPRPFIVFAGHTGNFELLPVAGAAFGLYVTVLFRPPNNPYVAQKVFDFRSARMGKLVPSHAGSSFALARQLEAGQGVGVLVDQKFQKGLKTEFFGLPVQTNPLLGKLVRQFGCEVYPARCIRLPGNRYRLEIEPRIEMPRDANGNLDLTATAQLLNDKVESWVREYPEQWLWYHDRWQIKHSVFK
- a CDS encoding zinc-binding dehydrogenase, with the translated sequence MRALQLIDDRKLEITDLPEPDAPAAGEVTLRVKAVALNHIDVWGWRGMAFAKRKMPLVIGAEASGVVEAIGPGVANVLPGQLVSIYGARTCGLCRPCREGRDNLCEHVSGVHGFHLDGFAQEKVNLPARLLVPAPPGVDAIGAALAPVTFGTVEHMLFDNAKLEPGETILVHAGGSGIGTAAIQLAKKIGCTVITTVGSDDKIEKAKALGADHVINYRTDRFEGVVRKLTKKKGVDVVFEHVGKDTWAGSMLCMKRGGRLVTCGSTSGVSTEMNLMMLFQQQLKLLGSFGCRMENMADAMQKMGRGLVHPVIDTEVSFDDIDRALERMESRQIFGKIILKMD